TGAGTTTCTTCTCGTCCACTACATTGACCACACAGATACAGGACGAAAGAAAACAAACCTACTCAGAATCTCAGTGAGGCATCAAATGGCGGCTGAGAGCAGTTAGAGGAGTGGGCGGTGCTGCCCAGCACGAGGCAGCCACTGGCCCTGGTTGGCGAGGGGAGCCCCAGCGCTCCAGCCTGGGGGTGCAGCTCTCTGCCCTCCCACAGCAGCATGACATGGAAGGAAGTCAGGGGTGAGGGCAGACTGGGTCCTGGCCTGGTTCTtctagccatgtgaccttggccCACCCCCAGTCGGGGCCAGTTCGTTTCCCAGTAAATGCCTAGGGCCACTCTGAACTCTAGAATTCCACAAGCTCTTGCACCCCCTTAAGTCGAGAGTCCTAAACCAGTTTTGGTGGAGCCTGGCACCCTTATCAATAGGCAACCTCCTTTTGACAGATGGATGGAAAACCCCGGAACAAAATAAGCCACCGTAAGTAGGGACAACACAAGGCATGGGGGAATTTTATAAACATGCTTTAAACCAAACGAAAAGGACATAAGCTGTCCTGCCTTAAGAAAACACCAAGATATTGAAGCAATCTTCCATTtcaatactaaaataaaaaaagttagcccaaattaattaaaaagaaatttaactcatttaataaGAAACTTCCTATTCATAAGTCAAAGAGCATCACCTAGTGCCTGGAACATCAAAACCTCAGGGCTTAGAGATCACCCAGGGCAGCCAACTCATATGACTGATGGAAAATCAAAATCCGGAAGAGGGGCAGGCAACATGGACAAGGTCACAGGCGCAAAGCAGGAAGGAGGACCCGGGCCCCCGAATCCACCTGGCTCTGCCAATGGGGCTAAAGATTTCACAGTGAATGAACGAAGGTAAGAGATGTTCCCTGCAATGCATGACTCTTCTAACGGGTTCACAAATAAGTGAGCTCCAGGCTATGGAGGTATCCGAGAAGACGACTGAATACTTCAAAATTCTACTTTTATCTTCTCAGAAGCCACAGTGAAATTTCTCAGCCTTTCCCACATAAGCTGACCATCTTCCCAAAGGAGGAAACCACAGAACAGAGCACTCACCTCCAGAAACCTGGAGTCTTTCATCTGATGCAAGAAGAGCAATCTAACCATGGCTTTGGTTATGTGTTTACGTCAGTCACCAAATTCACCCAAGTCACCGACCCTCAAAACACTGGGTCAGAAAGGCACAGAAAAGATCCGACAACACCTCTTCTGGCCGCAGAACCCTAAGACCATAAATTCCATTCCTGGAAGGGTTTAGAATTGCAGCAAACCAGAAGTAGTAACTGCGGTCTAGAACATGTTTGCGCAAAACACACAAAAGCAAAACGAACTGGCGTCTGCAATGTGAGGGGGATATAAAGGAGGCCCGGGAAGGTTTAGGTTGCAAGGTcccccagggaagccaggtgatTCAGGGCTGGGGCTCCCAGCTGGAGCAGCCTGCCAAGAGGAAAGGGGAACGAGGGCTCACCCCCGGGTCAGGCTCACTCCCCCGTCGGGCTCATCCCGGGGTCGGGCTCATCCAGGGGTTGGGCTCACCCCCAGGTAGGGCTCACCCGGGTCGGGCTCGGGGCTCGGGGGCACTGGTGGGCTGGGCGGGGCGGGAGCTAGGGCCCGCGCAGGGCCGGGGCTGAGGGCGGGTccccgggcggggcggggcgggggtccCCGGGCGGGGCCCCGGCGCGGCCGGCCCACGCACCTCCTCGGCCTGCTTGCGCAGCGACTTCTCCCGCTCGTACTGGGTGAGCAGCTGCTCGTTGTCCTCGCGCAGCAGCTCCAGCTCCACCTCGTGCTCCTGGTTCTCGCTGAGCACCGAGTCGAGGTTCTCGAGAACGTTCACCACGAGAGGCATCAGCTCCTTGACCACCTCCTCGTCGTAGCAGTGGATGAGGCGCTCGAACTCGCGGTAGATGGAGCCCGCCAGGCCCGACACCCGCTCCGACATCACCGAGCCCGAGCAGTAGTCGTCCTGGTAGACGACCACGCCGCCGCCCTCGTCCATCTGGATCTCCATCATCGTGGCCACCGCAGCCGCCAGCGCGGCCCGCTGTCCGCCGGCGCGCCCGCCCGCCCCGGCTGCTCGTGGTCCGGAGGCCGCGGCCCGTCGTCGCCGCCGCAGCCGCTGTCGCCTCAGGGCTCAGCCGCCGccgctgatgctgatgctgatgctgcgcCCGTCACTCAGCTGCCGGAAGTCCCGCCGCCCGGAAGTCCCGCCCGCCAGACTGAGGGGGCGGAGCCCGCTGGAGCCCCGCGGCGCTGAGCCGCTAGGGGTCGCAGGGGCCGTGACGTAGGAGGAAACCCGTCCCCGGGCCGGAAGCTCAGTCGAGCGGGGCAGGGACCGCTTCCTGTCACGCGTGTCCGAGGCGCTATCGCCCGTGCCGCCGGAGTGGACTTTTGTAAAGTGACGGCGTCTCTCCGAAGAGTATATATAAATGACCCTGTACGATTTAGGAACTTAGCGAGCGTCCGTGTGTCCACCCTTGCCTACAAAGAAATGGGCGGTATCCTCGCGCGCCCCTCCCTCCCCTGAGGTGCCCGCGGTGCCGGCCGGGTAGCTGTGGACCTTCACTGCAGCGCAGTGCGTGCTCCTGAGTAGGctttcccaactccctccccagtgCCCGCGCCCTCCCGTGTTCCCTCCGCAAGTTGACGGCTCATCCTAAATCCAGTAACGAAATCTCATTTAGTTCACTTCTGTGTCCTGATACTGGGTAACTTATTTCCCAGTTTCACTTGAGCTGTGTAACCTAACTCCTACACCAGGTTTTTAATTTCAGCGATTTGGGGGAGGTGCGGGACACATGCGATCTTCTTAgttcccccgaccagggatggcacttgtgccccctgcagtgatgGCAGGAAGTCCCTCAACGGTTAAGTTTCCATTTGTCCTGTTAGACTAATTCTACCAGTTTTTATAGGCCCTTATTTCTTCCACTTTTAGCCACttgatttccattttgttccactgaCATGAGACCGTGAACCCAAGACATCCACTTTCAGCTTTGGGGACCACACAGACGGTGTGAATCCTGATCAAAAACCCATGAGTGGCAGCTGAGTGCCAACAGAAATGCTTTTTATCCCTGTCCTTCCTGATGCAGTGCTTCAAAGTGAAGTCCACTAAcctgattgcacccatgaaagtTCCTCTGGGTCATGCCCTAAATACTGTTCACATTCTTCCCCTTGCTGTATGGATGCTCACCCGCCCCACTCAGTAAAGGCTGGAGCTTTCAGTCTCACATTCAGCCTGCCTGGGGTTTGATCCTGGCCAACTGGAAAACTGAGCCTAAAACAATTACCAACCTACTGGGAACATTAGGAAGACCATGAAAGGAGTTTAGTATCATCCCTAGCAAATAGTTAAGCATGCAGTAAATATAGacatgttagttttattttctcaaaatgatAAGCCAGGACAGATGAAATGTTTCTTCTGGTGAACAAGTTACAGAGGAAGGTTGTGAATGTTTTGGGGAATGTTTTAGATTTCTACCCTAGTCCTCTCCGGGAAATGTAGGCCCTTTTGAGTTACTGCAATATCTAATAGAGTACAGCAGCCACCACAGCAGTGAGAGGCCAAATGATTTGGCATCAACTTTATTAGTTTTCACATGTTTGGGCAGATTACTTGAAATTGGttagagaaaataaagttttaacaaAATGATATGCTGGATAATTTTTGATGCTTACTGAATACTAGCACACTCAGAGCTCAAGCTAACTGAATTAGAACTTGCTTCCTTTCAGATTTGTAAAGACAATTGGCTATTcagcttttttttctcattttaagacCCTAAAATGTAAGATGTCCAGACACACAGGTTTCAAAAGTTCTACTTTAATTTCTAAGTATTCATCCCAAATGCCTGTACTTTGTAGTCACACATATAACACGAAACTTCATTCCCGAGCTCCAAGAATGCTAAGGATTAAGAACATAACAAAAGTTCAGAAGAAATTAACAGGATAACCTGGGATGAGACAGACGTCCTTGCAGGGTTCGACTCACAAAGGTGTTAGAACAAGTTTCACTGTCAAAAGAGCCAGTGTGTTTCTAGACAAGGCACGGAACTGAAGAGGGAGCCCTTAGGTGTTTTCATTTCTGCCCCATAACGTAGGGGAGCCACCCTGGTCCTCTGACTCAGCCACTGCCTGGCCTCTGGAGACAAACAGGCTGCGACAACTCACTGAGGCTGAGGCCTCAGTGCTTGGCCGCGGCTGGAGCAGCTGCTACAAGTAGGTGCCACTGCCCCACCCAGTCCCGGGAGCACACGCAGCACTCTCAGAAACATTTTCAGATGAACAAGTGAAGACAGTGCCAGGTCACCTATGTCGGGTTTCTCTCTTAAGTGCTGTCCTGGTAGTTGGTTGGCCCTGGTAGTTGGCAGAACGGGGTGAAGCTTCTTCTAGGGGGCTTTCCAGGCAGGCTAAGTAGCTCCATTCCCCCCAGTCCACTTAATACACATAAGGATATCAAATGCGCTTGCAGGACATATGAAAATGGCTAATatatagaaaggaaaaacaatctATGCTTTTTCTATAGGACGCAAATCTACAGGCAGATTCTAATAGCTCAGCACTTTATtcatggaattccctggtggctcaaattggtaaagcatctgtctacagtgctggagacccgggtttgatgcctgggtcaggaagatcccctggagaaggaaatggcagcccactccagtactcttgcctggaaaatcccatggacagaggagcctgataggctacagtccatagggtcacaaagagtcggacatgactgagcgactccactttcatcTATTCATGGCCAGGCTTCAGGGCAGTTTCAAAGTCAACTCAGAGGCAAGTTCTGCAGGAAAATGAGTGGtgttaagagaaaaagaatcGTTACCTTCAATTTACAGAAACTAAAAGAACACTGCCACATTCCCATCCATTGTTTTATAAGCTAAGTTTTtggttttcaaatgaaaaaaccTTGAATCCATAAACTTTCAGAAGATTAATTTGGGCATCTTctggcttaaaaataaataaataaaaaggcaaaccCCTTCAACCAATGAAGAGCTGTGAGGAAAGGAGCAGAGTTCAAGCTCTGGAGAATGGATGCAGAGGGAACACGTGAGCACACAGGACCGTCTGCCCACCCGCCCACCCTcaagtggacacacacacactatgcacATGACCAACAAGCATGAGTACATGATTGCTAAGTTTAATTCAACAGCTACACCCACTCCTGCCTTGTAAAAAAACAGGCTCCTCTCAAGGTTACATTGTGATGTGAGCACAGGTTTGTTGTTTCCAATGACAGCTTTACAAAAAAGTTGGCACCAAATGCatgtaaaaaaagttttaaggCTTAAGAAAAACACAGACCAGTAATTTCTCAATGTAGCTTGGAGGCTGAGAAAAGGATGCAGAGAGTTAATGAACCTCCCAAACACAGGCAATCCCCAACGTACAGagcattttctaaatataaatggcCTCCCCCATCAGGTTCAAAGGAGCAAAGTTTTCTGCGGCTTCTCCCCTGACCAGACCATCCCAGCTCCCTCaacccaggcccacagccccaaggggggaaaggaagagggaagctGGGGACAAGAGTAAGGCGACGTGGTCCTGCTGCGTTGGGCTCTGCCCTGGTGGTGATCTCTTCCCCCAGCCCGCCCGCCTTGGTTCCCAGCTCTGCCCCAAAGTCCCTGCGAGGGGACGGATTTAGAAAGCTCTTCCCCTTGTGCGGCTGACGGTAAGACTGAAGCCCCAAGGGCCAGCAGCATGTCAGGGTCTTCTTGGCCATCCAATATGGAGTTCACAAATTGTTTTCTTGTATGTTAAAGAACACAACAAAAGAGTTATAAATAGTTCACATCTACTTTTGGAACATCTCATTGTAACTTGGGTAAGTCAGTGAGTTTGAGCTTAAAAGCTAATCACCAGTTACGTCAgtttttaatggggaaaaaaatgctctGAATTCCAGACAACTTTTTTATAAACGACCACTTGAAGGCTAGAGGGAGACAGGAGGTGCTTGAGAGAATCACATGGAATGAGAGTTTCTCAGCTCCAAAGTAAGCAGGTGGACAGGAGCGGGTCTTTGGTTGGCAAGCACCATGCGGACCCCCAGCACTGGTGGAGGGTGTGGAGCCTGGCAGGGAGCTCCCACAGGCACCGGAGTGTTCAGGCCACTACGAGCGTGGCCACACTGTAGTAATGAAGACGTTTCCAGCACCTGTATGAACTTAGTAGGCACTCGTACCAGTAGTCCCCCCACCCAAACTGTTGGTCTCTCGTGACTGCAGTACAGGTACTGACACTGTAGCCCTTTAGAGGCTCAATGGGAGAAACTTCCATCTGACAGATTACAGCATCACAACTCTTGCCAGTCTGGCATCTCTGCTGGCAAATACCATGGAATGAGCCAGTTGAGAATTTACTGCCCAACTATTTAATCTCCTGGCCTAAGGTCTCTAAGTCTTGTCTGGAAACTGAATATGGCCCAGAGGTTCTGCAAAGCTTTAAAAGCGTGGGCTAAGAAAACTCTCCTTCCTCTTTGGTGTACCTGAGCGACAGACTTTTTTCTAGAAAGGTGTCAGAAACAGATCAGAGTCAACAGTTACTGAAGTAAAGCTGGCACTTGAGAATAGGTCTTGAGCTATTACCAAAGAAGCCAAACCTAAGAACCCAGGGTTCTCAGGCATCTATTCTTCCCACTGTCAGCAGGAACATAGAGGACACAGGAACAAGAATGCCAGTGCCTGGACACATCTGGGTAGTTTTAAAGTCCTGTAGAAGGTAGTGGTCTTGCCGACAGGAAGTGTCACTGGTGAAGGGAGCAGTCCACATCACTGGTGAGGAGTAAAGGCCCAGACTTAAGGCTGatgaggaaaaaaggaataacTCACAAGCAAGACTGCCTGTAAAGAGTCTAAACCAGTCTCTCGTGGACAAAAGCAGAGATTCCTACGTAAGACCTGGCTGAGGTTTGAGAGGGCAGAAGCAGGGTGCAAAATCCCTCCATAAAGTGTATGACGGAACACAGCATTTTGGTTTTCTGTTGACAGCTGCTGAGGAAAAGCAATCAAGACGTTTCAAGAAAATCTCTGGAACGGAGGTGAAAAACATTGGGGCCAAACAAGTTCCCGgagtggctcctctgtcccgtAGTGGCGGACCCGCGGTTTTGGTTTTCTCTCAAAGGCTTTAAGCTCTGCTACTGTGTTAGTGATCCCTAGATACCCAATTAGCCAACACACCACGGACGTGAGACCCCACTTCTTGGGGGCAACTGGTCTGGCTCCACTCCCCTCCCGCCCACCTGGGAGCTCCTCTCACACCAGGGCCCCGCCTTCTCCCTCGGAGTCCAGAAGGTGGGTCTTCATCTCGAGACGACCGTGAACAGGACGGCAGCTTCAGGTGTCCACCCGAgactctctccccaccctctcctgtgGGCTAAAGGAACTACACTATCTGAAATCCTATCTCTGGAGTTTCTTGTCTGGCTATGGGACACGGCAGGCCTCTTAGTAGAAGGAGATGCTGGACTTGCCTCCGGGCGGGTTCAGGACTTTGTTGTGGGAGCGAGGCCGGGGGCCCAGCCGGGGTTCGTGGCTGTCGACAGCGGGCGCAGGCTCCTGGACGCGGGCTGCTTCTTTCGGGCCGCCAGGCTCGCCTGGCTCTTGTCTGGGTGAGGCACTGGCTGCAGGACAGAGTCAGCACAGGGCCTGTCAGTGGCTGCCCACCACCTGGTAGGCAAGCTGCACACGCGAACCAAAGTCTGCGCCCTGGAGCAGCAGGCACGGGCATGGTGTCAGGCCAGGTCAGAACGGAAGGCCCTGAGCCATCCTCGGGGGAACCCCCAGGGTTTGTCTCCGCGCTGCTGGCTGGCCTCGGTGCTGCTCCCTACCACCTCAAGTCTGACAAGAAAACCTCAGAGCGAGTGAGAAGGGTGAGGAGCTCGTCCTAAGTGGAGGGCCCAGGCAGGTTTCCCTGGACTTCCTGACTGACCCCGTTCCCACCTCTTCATCAACTGAAAGCAGAAATTAGCATCCAGTCAGGTCGAGACACTTGGGGACTGAGCCTGACACCCAGCCCCACGAGCAGGCAGCCCACCGTGGGGTGACCTGGGGGAGGCCGCCCTGCAACGTGCAGCCCTGCATTCcccgccccccatccctcccacccccccaccccccgctgccAGTGTAGCCTCTGGTCAGAGTTCATTAAAGGCTTTGGACCTCTGCTCTTCACTATACAAGATCAGCTTCTAGAAGAGGACGCTGTGGCCTGAGGCCCAGACTGACCAGCACGGACAGGAGGTGCAGAAAAGCCAGCAGGAATGCTGTCACTGAGTAACTGAGCCCAtttcccctgcctcctccctacACAAAACCCGCCCACGGTCACAACTCTGCCGTCTTCATCAGCAGGTGGGCTGGGGCACAGGGACCCCTCCCGGTCCACCAGCAGCGCCCGCAGAGCTGAGCCCGGGCAAGGGACGGACAGTGAGCTCACCTCTGAGGTCTGGCGTGTCCTCTCCCTCACACAGGAGCACGTGGTCCTGCAACGAGGCAAACCCAGGTCAATCCGCTGCTCGGATACTTGCGGCCTTGCTCAGGTGGACGAGGAGAAAGGTGCGGGTGACCCGGGTctactttatctttaaaaagtgtCTATTTGGACAGTTTTAACCGGAAACAAAGCCTCAGGAAGAGTCCTGTGAGCCCCCAGGTAACCCTGCTCCACAGCCCGCCTCCACTCTGGTCTCGGCCAGAGTCCTGCCAGcttccagcccccacccccctcacTGGCTGATTCAAAAGCAAATCCCATATTTCACTGATCCATAAATGTTCCAAGATGCAGCTCTTTGAACTGCAAAAATTAATGACTCCTTAAACGTCTCAAGCAGGGTCCAGTTTAACCTTAGCACGCGCTCTCACTGACGGCCCACCCGTGTGACAGAACCCCGCTGCTCTCTGCAGCTGAGTGATCCCCAGCATGTGCGCGGCGCAGCACATCTGGCTCACCCAGTCATCTGGTGATGGAACAGCTGGGTTGTATCCACCCTTTGGTCACTGAGAACAATGCATTAAAACAGGTCTCCCCGAgtatctgtttgttttgttttcacaacTGAGGTTATATACCTAAAACTGCTGGTTCATACAGTAAAATTCTGTGTTTTAACTTCttcagaaactgccaaactgttttccacagtggctccaCCATTATGCATTCCCCagagcagtgtaggagggttccaatttctccacgtcctcaccaTTCCTtactttgtctttttgataacagccatcccAGTACGTGTGAGGTGGTCTCTCTCTGTGATTCTGATTTGCATCTCCCTACCGATCATGTGCTGACTGACCGTTTggatgtcttctttagagaaacgTCTATTCACATCCTTTGCCCCCTCCCTTTTTTggttctgaaatttttatttttaaaaatttatttttttcaagtatagTTAACttccaatgctgtgttaatttctgctatatggCAGAGTGATTcaactacacacacatacattctccTTTATGAGCTTTTGCACTGCGGTTCCTCACAGGTTATCGAGTATagcttcctgtgctacacagcggGACCTTGTTTAGTCACCACACATAGAACAGTTCACATCTGCCGACCCCAGATTTCCACTTCATCTCTCCCCCTTGCCTTTACCCATCTCTGGGTATGCTGTGTATCTGTCTTTTTGCTGTTGAACTGTAGGGGTCCTTGACATATTCTCCAACCATCAGTCTTtgaaaaggaatccatattgttTCCTATATTCGGCGTTACTCTGATTGAATCCCTGTGTCATCAATTAATAGGAGGTTTGCTTGGATTCAGTTTGGTTGTTTTGACAAGAATTCAAAGGTGGCCCGTGATGAATTTCTAGCATGAAGTCCATCATTTCTGGAGGCGTCCTGTTTTCTGATGTATAAGCAGCCACTGATGATCGCTTCCTGGATCTACAATTTCATTACAAGCTTGCAAAATGGTCATTTCTGAATTCTGTTATTCACTCGTCATTTACGGGCTGGAATACTTTAGAATGAGGAAACTTTCCCTCAGAAGCTGTCATCCTGAGGTACGTACATTTCATGGAGAAACACTGGCTAAATAAGTGCCTGATTCTATCCGTCAGCAGTTTTCCAGATGGACATTCTCCAAAGGGGAcaaactagatttttaaaaatagtagcgGGAACCCATAAATTCTAAGTATTTGGTGAATTTTAATCCAGTGTAGCTATTCTACTTCCTGACTGATGACAACAGTGAAATGTTGCCGAGAGGTAAGCTCCCCGTGTTAAGTTCAGTTTTATCAGTATCCTCAGCAGTTCTTCGTGGCTCGTAGAGAAGAGTGGTGGCCTGCCTGCAGTCGGCCGCCCCTGCCACCAGCGACCCCCAGGGTTCGTCATCACGAGGCTGGAGCACACTCCCCGACGACTCAGGGCAGCCCCGATGACTAATGGCCGCAGCCAGGAAAAGCAACGTCACCCGCCTTGTCTCCTCCTAAGGCACGCCATACCCACTCGGAACAGTTTTAGCCAAGTGCCTGGCACCAGCTCTGCCTTTCTCACCCTTAGGCCTGCCCTCTGAGCGCATCCGTACCTTGGGCTTGTTTGGGTGCGCCGTGGGTGAGGCAGCAGCGACGGGGGACCCGAAAATGTCACTGGTCTTGCCCCCCGGTGGGTTCAGACGCGGTCGAGTCTGCACAGGCCCTGATTCGTCAAATATACCGCTTCCTTTTCCCCCTGCAGAAACAAGCAGAGTGGTGAGCGGCCCGGAACACCCATCCAACCCCGCCACACTGGTCACTTCAGAGACCTCCCCTCACGGTGACCAGTCCTGAGTTCAGGCTGAGGGTGAGGTGACTGGGTTGACGAGGGATCCTGAAAGACCCACATCACACCCAGCCCCTTCTCGGGGTCAGCTGGGCCTTCATCACTGGACCTGAACTGCACTGGGCTGGCTGTGAGGGGCAAGATGGGCAGGTGGTCTAAAACAGCATTTTCTCCTCTAGAGTGTCCTTAACCCTgaacttttcagatttttctgcTCAAGAATCTTCTGCATTGAACCCAGAAAAGTTCTTTCATACATTAAAGGCAAACAGCTGCTAACTTTTGAGGTGAGATGGACAGAACTGAATTAACATGCCCTGTTCAAGGCAAACCTGcaatttggaaaacatttattagtcattctcctgacctcaatctgGCTGGAACTTCCAATGACAATTAGATATGCCAGTGAATTACAGATATTTAACATCTTTGCTGACGAACAGAAACGATTTGACGAGCTACTTTGAAAATATGCATCTCAGATGTTAGTTCTTATAAGCTGATGGCTGGGGCATAGACATGGGACGTAGATGCTGACATTAAACAGAAAGACTCTAGCACATGGCGCCGGCCAGTCACCCCTGCAATCAGCAAACACCAGCGCCTCCCTTCCACCGAGTGCCGAGCTAAGATTTACAATCTCACAGGAGAAAGAAGGCGCATTCCACACGCAGCTGAGACCAGACACGAGTTACCCAGCCCCTCTGTGCCCATTCCTCACCCTCAGAGCGGTGGTAATAAAGGCCCCTCCCGCCTCAAGGCGCTGAGAGGAGTCAAGATTCACTGCAGCTCGTGTGTGTCCAACGCTCACACAATGCTGGACACACTGCTCAGTGAAACAACGCAAGATAGTGTGGACAGCACACAGCTTCCATGCTGCAGGCAGAAGGGTGTCCTTAAAGAGCTGGATCTGATAAAGGGCACTGGTACTCCATTATTCCGCCCCCCGCAACTGGGGTGGCAGCAGTGGTGTGGGAGCTTAGGATTCTAAATGTGCTCATTTTTACAGCAGTGATCTTTGCTGACTGCCTCCAAGAAGCTAAAATTTCCAGTCACTTCTTGGCTGTTATGACGCACACCGACAGGACGGCGAGCAGCAGAACTCTGAGGACAGAACCCAGCACGAGAACCCTTTCTGGGGTGGGAGAAGCTTAGAGAACAGGTGGGTCTGACTGCAGGAAAAGGCACACATCCACGTCACATCAGGCTGATCGCAAGCCTTCCAGTCCCAGCCACAGCCGCCCAGGTTCCCACAGGCCCTGGGCTGGGTCCCGCTCAGCCACTACCAACTGTAGGACAGCACCTGGCTGGAGTCAGCACACAGGGGCTGGGCGGAGGAGGGCCTGGAGAGGAAGCTCCCAGACACGCTGCTGTTACTGGGTGTCATCAGCAAAAATATCCAGGCCAAAAAGTGCAGAAAAGCTGCTGTCCAAGGCCACCCCCGAGTGCCTGTTACTGAGCTGTTGCTGGTCACGCTTAAGGAAATTCTAAGATGAGTGttctgcttattttaaaatgcgagacaaaaataaaagcaactcaATCTGAAGGTTTTGGCTAAAAGCACTGCtcatttaaagacattttaaaaactgtgaaacaCGACGCAGAGAAATTCCTGAGACACAAACAAAGCAAACATTCCAGCAATGATCACAGGTGAGCGTGGGTCAGTCTGACTGGAGGTTCCCTCCCCTTCACCTTCGTCAGTACACGCTCGAAAAACACCACGGTTCTGTTTTGAACTTTATGAAAAGTAATCACACTGTGCGTTTATTACTCAACACTTTACCTGAAAGATGAATTCCACTTTCAAggtggaaaagatgctcaact
This portion of the Bos indicus x Bos taurus breed Angus x Brahman F1 hybrid chromosome 25, Bos_hybrid_MaternalHap_v2.0, whole genome shotgun sequence genome encodes:
- the JPT2 gene encoding jupiter microtubule associated homolog 2 isoform X2 gives rise to the protein MFRAPDSEGGRAGPRAAKPPGGEPGDRPEEAAPPRRPDRMASNIFGPTEEPQNIPKRTNPPGGKGSGIFDESGPVQTRPRLNPPGGKTSDIFGSPVAAASPTAHPNKPKDHVLLCEGEDTPDLRASASPRQEPGEPGGPKEAARVQEPAPAVDSHEPRLGPRPRSHNKVLNPPGGKSSISFY
- the JPT2 gene encoding jupiter microtubule associated homolog 2 isoform X1, encoding MATSGPVSDIYFCQSSAGLRKPSSYEAEPDTAIGCRCLTDVGDSQLGRAGGSLTARGRAGRTARWTGGSERRATCSGHQTARAAGPAPGGKGSGIFDESGPVQTRPRLNPPGGKTSDIFGSPVAAASPTAHPNKPKDHVLLCEGEDTPDLRASASPRQEPGEPGGPKEAARVQEPAPAVDSHEPRLGPRPRSHNKVLNPPGGKSSISFY